Proteins from one bacterium genomic window:
- a CDS encoding polyprenol monophosphomannose synthase has translation MRVSVIVPTYNERETVPVLLRRLAAAVGQPRWDAEAVVVDDSSPDGTGTVAVEVGTELRDVLPVVVLSRPGKAGLASAVLEGVQRGRGDVVAVMDSDLSHPPEVVPALLAALDGGADLAIGSRYVPGGGITRWSMSRRVLSWGATRLARTLLGVAVRDPMSGLFACRRALFDGIEFEGLGYKLLLEILASGRAHRVEEIPYRFEERAGGESKLDRGEVLNYVRLLARLRQRRRIRAREEATR, from the coding sequence GTGCGGGTCAGCGTCATCGTACCCACGTACAACGAGCGGGAAACGGTGCCGGTCCTGCTCCGCCGGCTCGCCGCTGCCGTTGGGCAGCCTCGCTGGGATGCCGAGGCGGTCGTCGTGGACGATTCCTCGCCGGACGGAACCGGGACGGTTGCCGTCGAGGTCGGCACGGAGTTGCGCGACGTGCTGCCCGTGGTCGTGCTCAGCCGGCCCGGGAAGGCGGGACTCGCGTCGGCCGTGCTTGAGGGGGTCCAGCGTGGCCGGGGGGACGTCGTCGCCGTCATGGACAGCGACCTATCGCATCCGCCGGAGGTCGTGCCGGCGCTGCTTGCCGCACTCGACGGGGGCGCGGACCTTGCGATCGGGTCGCGGTATGTGCCCGGGGGCGGAATTACGCGGTGGTCGATGTCCCGCCGGGTGTTGAGTTGGGGCGCCACGCGGCTCGCCCGAACCCTGCTGGGGGTGGCGGTGCGCGATCCGATGTCGGGCCTGTTTGCGTGTCGGCGCGCCCTGTTTGACGGCATCGAGTTCGAAGGTCTCGGGTATAAGCTGCTGCTCGAGATCCTGGCGTCCGGGCGCGCGCACAGGGTGGAGGAGATACCGTACCGGTTTGAAGAGCGGGCCGGAGGCGAAAGCAAGCTCGACCGGGGCGAGGTGCTGAACTACGTCCGGTTGCTCGCGCGGCTGCGGCAGCGCCGTCGGATTCGCGCCCGGGAGGAAGCCACGCGATGA
- a CDS encoding DUF3084 domain-containing protein yields MNGAALLIPILILVSGLVAFIGNLVGRNIGRRRLTLFGLRPRYTAQTITIVTGMLITVVTLAVVLLVSNDARQALFHLQELQQQTHTLEAEIAQQEAQLRALQFRDVVYQNDQEVLRTVIDGQAPLADIRRRVQAFLDLAAQAARERGLAPGPDGVMVHISPSGVTVDSVAQDIAERAQPMVVRLIASENTVRGLPLRANLLVFPNVRVYQAGQTIALAKIDGRGTRAQVETGLLALGSAAAERAKRDGIISPPFALASSPPDLRIDPAVFLQVLDRVQSSKTMVDVRAVALIDAYTVGPVQLTFR; encoded by the coding sequence ATGAACGGCGCCGCGCTCCTGATCCCGATTCTGATTCTCGTGAGCGGCCTGGTGGCGTTCATCGGCAACCTAGTGGGGCGCAACATCGGCCGTCGGCGACTGACCCTGTTCGGGCTTCGCCCCCGCTACACCGCCCAGACCATCACGATCGTGACCGGGATGCTCATCACCGTGGTGACGCTCGCGGTCGTGCTGCTCGTCAGCAACGACGCGCGGCAGGCGCTCTTCCACCTGCAGGAGCTTCAGCAACAGACGCACACGCTTGAAGCCGAGATCGCGCAGCAGGAAGCGCAACTGCGCGCGCTCCAGTTCCGCGACGTCGTCTATCAGAACGACCAGGAGGTCCTCCGCACGGTGATCGACGGTCAGGCGCCGCTCGCCGACATCCGGCGGCGCGTGCAGGCGTTCCTCGACCTGGCCGCCCAGGCGGCGCGGGAGCGTGGGCTCGCGCCCGGGCCCGACGGCGTGATGGTGCACATCTCGCCGTCGGGGGTGACCGTGGACTCTGTGGCGCAGGACATCGCGGAGCGGGCCCAGCCGATGGTGGTTCGGCTGATCGCCAGCGAAAACACCGTGCGAGGGCTTCCGCTGCGGGCCAACTTGCTCGTCTTCCCCAACGTGCGAGTCTATCAAGCTGGGCAGACAATCGCCTTGGCGAAGATCGACGGGCGCGGCACACGGGCGCAGGTCGAGACCGGGCTGCTCGCGCTGGGATCGGCCGCGGCGGAGCGTGCGAAGCGCGACGGCATCATCTCGCCGCCGTTTGCGCTGGCGTCCTCCCCGCCCGACCTCCGGATCGACCCCGCCGTCTTCTTGCAGGTGCTCGACCGCGTGCAGTCGAGCAAGACCATGGTGGACGTGCGGGCGGTCGCGCTGATCGACGCATACACCGTCGGCCCCGTGCAGTTGACGTTCCGTTGA
- a CDS encoding pre-16S rRNA-processing nuclease YqgF gives MSVLAVDPGRDKCGIAVCRPGEVLAHRVVPSDALADVVRDWITAYRVEAIVVGNSTGAAGVRTRLVGCAIPVVSVDERGTTLLARTRYFRDHPPRGLGRLIPRSLLVPPEPYDDYAAILLGEAYLQSRGR, from the coding sequence TTGAGCGTGCTCGCGGTCGATCCGGGGCGGGACAAGTGCGGAATTGCCGTGTGCCGGCCCGGCGAAGTGCTCGCCCATCGCGTGGTCCCGTCTGACGCCCTGGCCGACGTGGTCCGGGACTGGATCACGGCCTACCGGGTCGAGGCGATTGTGGTCGGCAACAGCACCGGCGCGGCCGGCGTCCGGACACGCCTCGTTGGCTGCGCGATTCCGGTAGTCAGCGTGGATGAGCGGGGGACCACGCTCCTCGCGCGAACGCGATATTTTCGGGACCATCCGCCGCGCGGGTTGGGGCGTCTGATCCCGAGATCGTTGTTGGTGCCGCCGGAACCGTACGACGACTACGCGGCGATCTTGCTCGGGGAGGCGTATCTCCAATCTCGTGGGCGATGA